One region of uncultured Methanolobus sp. genomic DNA includes:
- a CDS encoding TrkA family potassium uptake protein — translation MRVIVIGAGSLGIHLTKNMIELGKEVILIEKEESIAKELAETLDCTIINAEGTRPDILEKADISNADAIVACTSNDQNNILIGLIARDAKVGKIILKIDDKQFMDIANKLGFYYMINPSSISSRYIADVLRGINTIELSNLVRSNVRFMGVMATDDVIDKKLSEISLPEDSAFIGLYRKSDFILAGKDPKLREKDEVIIVTTADQIKAVNESMGRKIEE, via the coding sequence ATGAGAGTCATTGTTATAGGTGCGGGTTCTCTGGGGATACATCTGACTAAGAATATGATAGAACTGGGAAAGGAAGTCATACTCATCGAAAAAGAAGAATCAATAGCCAAAGAGCTTGCTGAGACTCTGGATTGTACGATTATCAATGCAGAGGGTACAAGACCTGATATTCTGGAAAAAGCGGACATTTCAAATGCGGATGCTATTGTTGCCTGTACGAGCAATGACCAGAATAATATCCTTATTGGTTTGATTGCAAGGGATGCAAAAGTCGGGAAGATCATACTCAAGATCGACGACAAACAGTTCATGGATATTGCTAACAAGCTTGGTTTCTACTATATGATCAACCCTTCAAGTATCTCGTCCAGATACATAGCAGATGTACTCAGAGGAATAAACACAATAGAATTGAGTAATCTGGTGCGCTCAAACGTCCGTTTCATGGGAGTTATGGCTACCGATGATGTGATCGATAAGAAACTATCTGAGATATCACTGCCAGAGGATAGCGCATTCATAGGACTTTATCGTAAAAGCGATTTCATCCTCGCTGGGAAAGATCCGAAATTGCGGGAAAAAGATGAGGTAATCATTGTTACAACAGCTGATCAAATTAAGGCTGTTAACGAGTCTATGGGCAGGAAAATAGAAGAGTAA
- a CDS encoding TrkH family potassium uptake protein, with translation MYELHTPVDIKAVAKYIGYYLLAFTFVLIVPMMAAVIFHNYQAAGYYGITAMAVFILGSLIYRTLPDYELETKEALIIVALVFPISALLSAIPMSLSTGMPLFDAYFESVSAVTTTGLSVAPADVGPVFLFARSWGQWVGGIGIILVVLSVLISPGTTAYRIYKANYGDMKIKPTVISTTRALGKVYILITLISIVLLVLSGMSLFDSICHAFCCVSTGGFSTQAASIGAYQGNLIPAAISISCLLGAVSFVLYPYLLKKPEKFIHNKELRYFLALLFLGSLVFAFTLSREDFEYNSIKDNFFQIISAATTAGFSTFDLSILSEASKAVLIFMMWVGGNMGSTAGGIKVFRILLLFKVVHNVLIRLFLPRETITPMKIEEHVIESKEIYNLVTFMLLYTVILIASAFIFMLYGVDATSSVFETSSALSTVGLSAGATGAAMPFVLKAVLIIDMLFGRIEIIPLILLFMPSTWIKRKRNNKRMVKI, from the coding sequence ATGTACGAACTGCACACACCCGTTGATATCAAGGCTGTAGCTAAGTACATAGGATATTATCTTCTGGCTTTTACATTCGTACTTATCGTTCCAATGATGGCAGCAGTCATATTTCATAATTATCAGGCTGCCGGTTATTATGGGATTACTGCAATGGCAGTTTTTATTTTGGGTTCTTTAATCTACCGGACTCTGCCGGACTACGAGCTTGAAACAAAGGAAGCACTCATTATTGTTGCTCTTGTATTCCCAATATCAGCACTGTTAAGCGCCATACCCATGTCATTGTCAACAGGTATGCCGCTGTTTGATGCTTACTTTGAAAGTGTCTCGGCAGTTACAACAACCGGACTCAGTGTTGCTCCTGCTGATGTAGGACCAGTTTTCCTTTTTGCACGTTCATGGGGACAATGGGTAGGAGGAATAGGAATAATCCTTGTGGTCCTTTCGGTTCTTATCAGTCCCGGGACTACGGCATACAGGATATACAAAGCCAACTACGGAGATATGAAAATAAAACCAACTGTGATATCCACAACCCGTGCGCTTGGCAAGGTATACATTTTGATTACACTGATATCTATAGTACTGTTGGTGTTAAGCGGGATGTCACTTTTTGATTCTATATGCCATGCTTTCTGTTGTGTTTCAACCGGAGGTTTTTCAACTCAGGCTGCAAGCATTGGTGCATATCAGGGAAATCTTATACCTGCTGCTATCAGCATATCGTGTCTTCTGGGAGCAGTAAGCTTCGTGCTTTATCCTTACCTGCTGAAAAAGCCAGAGAAATTTATCCATAATAAAGAACTAAGATATTTTCTGGCACTTCTATTTCTTGGGTCACTGGTGTTTGCATTTACACTTTCAAGAGAAGACTTTGAATATAATTCCATCAAAGACAATTTCTTCCAGATAATCTCTGCAGCAACTACGGCAGGATTTTCTACGTTCGACCTGTCCATACTATCTGAAGCATCAAAAGCAGTACTAATATTCATGATGTGGGTCGGTGGGAATATGGGATCAACTGCAGGTGGAATAAAGGTTTTCAGAATTCTTTTGCTCTTTAAAGTAGTTCATAACGTGCTTATCAGGTTATTCCTCCCAAGAGAGACTATAACTCCCATGAAAATAGAGGAACATGTTATAGAAAGCAAGGAGATATACAATCTGGTTACATTTATGCTGCTTTATACAGTGATACTTATAGCTTCAGCATTTATTTTCATGCTTTATGGAGTGGACGCTACCAGTTCAGTATTCGAGACATCCAGCGCCTTAAGTACTGTAGGACTTTCTGCCGGGGCAACTGGTGCTGCAATGCCTTTTGTGCTGAAAGCTGTGCTGATAATAGACATGTTGTTTGGAAGGATAGAGATAATTCCGTTGATTCTGCTTTTTATGCCAAGTACATGGATTAAAAGAAAGAGAAATAATAAGAGGATGGTAAAAATATGA